Below is a genomic region from Elephas maximus indicus isolate mEleMax1 chromosome 22, mEleMax1 primary haplotype, whole genome shotgun sequence.
ccatctagttgtgctggtttcAATCTGGAGCCACCCATTTTTCTGATTAATCCTTACAAGTAGGTGGTTCGTGTAGATGACTGATCTCGTTTTGATTCCAATTTTATTCTTAGAAGGTAATGTTATTTCtaattactgttgttagttgccgtaaagtgactccaactcgtggcgaccttatgtacaacaggcctaaatgttgcccggtcctttgccatcttcacgattgttggtatgtttaagtccactgTCATGGCTATTGTatcagtgcatctcattgagggtttccttcgttGTCAGTGACCATCCAccttaccaaacaggatgtccttttctagcgattggtttttcctgtccaaagcaagcaagctgaAAACTCCTTTAATGCCTGTGCCCGCCCTTCTGACACACACCCTGAataaacagtaaaaaaagaaaaaatagttctCTTATGCAAACACAGACTCAAAACAAGTGCCTGGCCCCCACCCTTCCTGCAaccaaattatttttcttaaaacctTGAACTCCTAGAGATGAAGTCGTTGTTGGCCCAGAATTACAGGCATTTAAACCAGACTGGGAAATCTCCAAATCCTTGCTATTTCCTTGCATGATTTAACACTAACAATCTAAAAATTATTTAGAGAACTGGAAGAAGTCCACATTGAGTGTGCCACTCAGGAAATAAGTGGTGCCACAGATATTCAGAAGAGCGTGAGACTGAATTTGCTTGATGTACCACTTAGGATGAGGAGCTATTTGTTGACGGAACTTCCGTATTTGTGGACAGAAGCCCCAGACGTTTAGAGTTCCATTTGTATGAAGTGTGAACCACCCACTTACTTTTGTTTCCCGTTTCACTTTTACCTTTGCTTAACTGTGAATGAGGCGTGACCTTACTTAATGTTCCCTTTTTTAGTCATTCTTTGGTTTCTGCCcaaaggaagggaaaagagaaatgCGCTGCCTGCCGCTGCATGCCTGTGTTAAATCTCACGGGGAAAGGAGTTTCTGAAATTATTGCTAAAACTTCGTGTCAGGACATATCAATGGGACTTCTTTTTAAGCTTTGTTGTAGCCATATTCTATGTGTGTTATTGGGCCAACTACATGCCCTGTTCCCAAATAATTATACAAACTTGGGAAATTTCTTACACTGAATACTTTCATGACAAAAATAGTTTATAATAACAATTATAGCTGAAATTTATTGAGCATTATTATGTGCCAGCCACTTTTCTCCACACAACAATCTGATGAAGTAGATTctataattatccccattttacagttgggaAAACTGAACCCCAAGGGTAATTTACTTGCCTGCAGTCACACGGTTtacaaatggcagagccaggatttgaatccttGTGGTCTGGCTGTAGAACCCACTCATTGGTTCTCAAATTTAAGTGCGTTATCAGAATTACCTGGAAGTcttgttaaaacagattgctgggctcCGTCCCCAGAGTTTGTAGCTGTATGGTCTTACCCacgaatttgcatttctaacaagtttccaggtgatgctgatgctattGGTCCCAGAACCACACTTTAAGGACTTCTCCTATAACTTATTGTCGTCATTTTCATAATTTCCCAacggagagggagagagaagagctaTAATTACGTTCCAACAGATTATCAAATTTTATGAGGGATCTAAGAGAAGttacttttggacatgttatcaggagggaccagtccctggagaaggacatcatgcttgttaaagtagagggtcaccgaaaaagaggaagacccttaacaagataggttcacacagtggctgcagcagtgggcttaagcatagcaatgatcacgaggatggctcaggacctggtggtgtttctttctgttgtacatacagttgctatgagtcagagccaactcgacagcacctaacaacaacaagagaagattattgacattttataaaaatagcCAACATTCATTGATCCAAGACCCTGTCCTAGGCACTGTGCGTGCATAACCTCTCTTAATTCTCACATCAGTCTTGAggagagatacttttattttttccagtttaCAATGAGGAAACAGGGCTTTGGAGGGATTAGGAAAGTTGATCAAGTTTATGAACTAGCAAATAGCAATCGAGGGGTTCAAGTCAAGGCCTGCTAAGtccacagttctttttttttttaataatttttatcgtgctttaaaaaaaaaattttttaagtgaaagtttacaaatcaagtcagtctctcacacaaaaacccatatacaccttgctacacactcccaattactctccccctaaagagacagcctgctctctccctccactctctcttttcgtgtcctttttgccagcttctcacccccgctaccctctcatctcccctccaggcaggagatgccaacatagtctcaagtgtccacctgatccaagaagctcactcctcaccagcgtccctctccaacccattgtccagtccaatccctgtctgaagagttggtttcgggaatggttcctgtcctgggccaacagaaggcctgggggccatgaccaccggggtccttccagtctcagtcagaccattaagtctggccttatgagaatttggggtctgcatcccactgctctcctgctccctcagtggttctctgttccACAGTTCTTTTGACTACTATACTTTTAGACTTTACACagagtaaatgctcagtaaatacatCATTAAATTAATGAACAAAAGAATCTTTGATTTTTATATCAAAAGCATCTACTCAATGGAAGACATTTTGACATTTTAAAGTAATGACTTACTGGGTTTTACTATGTAACAAAAGGATATAAAGCATAGAGGAAGGAAGATATGGCACTTCAGAGGGTGAATTTCTAGGGAAATTTCAAAGCAGAAGGAACTTTTAACTAGGACGGTGGTGCAGAAGATACAGGGAACAgtgaagataaaaaaagaaactcagtaatATTTAATTGTTTTTGTTGACCTTGTCCTGGGAAGACTGCAGTTTTCAAGGTGCCAGgtacagtaaaaaagaaagaaactgacttcgattgtaaacattcacttaaagcacactaaaaaaaatttttttaaagaaaaatatcaaaatatagtttaaaatattatatttgaaatgattacatttaaaTTATTGCTTTTAACACCAAAATACCACAACACagtataatatgtggtcttttgtgaccagcttctttcactgagcataatgttttcaagattcacccaTGTCATAATATGTATGAGAACTTCATTCCTTATTATGactgaaaaatattccattgtataaaatTCCACTGTATAAAACCCACATCTTATTTGTGGTAAGCCTAATATTTAATCACTTGATGTTGCTCACGTCTCAACTACGCGTTACTGAGCCACTTCTGCAGAAACCTTGCGTTGATTATGAGTGTATTGTACTCTCTGAAAATAATGcctgtttgctttgttctttgtaTACGCCCTGTACACTCTCCCCTGTGGTTCTAGAATCTCAGTGTGGAGACACATCTGCTACGTAGAAAGTTGCCAATATACTCTTGGGAAAGACAAAAGTTCCATTGCTGAATTTTCTGTCTATGACCATTACAAACCACTAATCAAACCTAAAATAACTGAAGTTTTGTAACCCACACTACTTATATTCTCAGTAATGCTGATCCTGTGTGTCTGTAGAATGCTTTCAAAGCAGAGAGTGATTTTTGACTTGATTAGTCCCCCAACCCCACCCATgtagcacagtgtctggtacaCAAGCAGTTCCTCCACAAATGCATGTTGAAGGGAAGAATGAAGAGATCACAGCAGCTCACCCCTTATCACATACTCTCACCTATTCCTAGAAGCAGCCCTAGTACTAGGTACTATTGCTAGTTGTcagtggagtctattccaactcatggcaaccccatgtgtgcagagtaactgtgctccatagagttttcaaggctgtggcctttcagaagcagatgaccaggtctgtTTTCCGAGGCGCCTCTAGGTAGGTTCGAcccacagaggaggaaactaaggctcacaaGTTAGGTAACTTGCCCGATGAGTCAGTAAAGTGGGTGGGGCAGGGGTTCTCCGTTTTACTGAGGATCAGAGTGAAGTCAGATGCCCCAAGTCATGATGTCAGTTGGCCGGGGCGTTTTGCGGAACCCCAGGCCGCCTGACACACGTACGGCGCTCTGTTCACTGCGCTGCTCCGAGCAACTCTGTCCTTAATTTGCAGCAGACTTCGGGAAATCCCCTCCAAGAGAGACCCGGATGTTCCTCCACAATACGCCGCAAATTCTAGGGCAAGAAAGCTTGAGTGTGGTAAGGAAAAAGTTAGGtccttttgagcttttttttattgATCTCAACGTAGAAACTCCGCCTCCTGTCTCCATGGAAATACAGCTTCACAAGCCGTGGTTACCAAGGGCGGAGCTCAGATCCCCTCCTCTCCCGAGTTGGCAACGGCTCCCAGGTTTGGAAAAGCGCTGTCCCCACTTCTTCTAGGTTATCATCGTTCCTCTTCTCGGCTCCTGTCCTGCTCAGCTGTCCCTTCGTGCCCTggaccccaccccagccccccgGTCCGGAGCCCGCTGTCCGGCGCGTCCTTCTGGGGACTGTGCGCCCGGCGTCCGGACTTGGCGCGCCCAGCTGCGCCCCCTGCCCGGCCAGTCCCCCGCGGCGCTGATTGGCGGCTCCGGCCACCCCCGCCCCGGGCCGGTAGGCGCTCGGCCCAGCGGAAAGTTCTCTGCGCGGCCGGGAGGAAGTTGAGCCTTTGGAGAGTCTGAGAAAGCCGTTCCGAAGGTTGCAAAGGGCCTGGTGGCCATGGAGGAGCCCCCTTTGcgcgaggaggaggaagaggaggacaggGACGAGGGGGGGCCCGAAGGGGCGCTGGGCAAGAGTCCCTCCCAGCTGACCGCGGAGGACGTCTACGACATCTCCTACATGATGGGCCGCGAGCTGATGGCCCTGGGCAGCGACCCCCGCGTGACACAGCTGCAGTTCAAAATCGTCCGAATCCTGGAGATGCTGGAGGCGCTGGTGAACGAGGGCAGCCTGGAGGCGGAGGAGCTGCGGATGGAGAGGGACAGCCTGAGGAAGGAGGTTCAGGCCCTGCGCACAGGGGACCCACCGGCCAGCGGGGAGGTGAGTGTGGGCGCTTGGGGCATGTCTGGGGAGTGGGGGGTGTCCACGGACGCGGAGGCCCCtagcctttctttcttttaatattttattttatttttgttgtcgttgagaatacacacagcaaaatatacactagttcgacaatttctacaggtactgttcagtgccattgattacattcctcgagttgtgcaaccattctcaccctccttttccgagatgttcctccttcattagcataaactcgCCGTCCCCTAAGCTCCCTGTCTGACCTTttcagagttgctgttgtcaatttcagCCCATAtggatagctcttaaaagagcacagtgctcaaggcaggtattctttactagttaagctaaactattgtttggttttaagaagacttcagggggtatttttggtttaaggtttaaagattatctcagggcaatagttttggggactCCTTGCTTGTCTTCAACATCCAAGCACCTCAAAACAATTCCTGCAAGTATCCAGTGCTCCACGGAGAACCATTATGGcgattaacatttactgagcacttactacgtgcaggcactgtgctgagtgggGCTCTCAGCGTTTTTCATCAGGACCTAGAGTGGGGCTTCTAAAGCATTTGTGTGCATCAGCTTACAGAGTGTGCTTCACAACACAGGGTGCTGGCCCTTGGCCTCAGAGTTTCTGGTTTAGTAGGTCTTGAAtgggacctggtggcacagtggttaagctcttcgCTGCTCacttgaaaggttggcggtttgaaccagtCCACTTACTTTGGAGATTCAAGAGAAGTTAATGACTTATCTAAGATCACTCAGCCCACAGCCTGGGCAGTTTTCCCATTACCTCCAACCCAAAGTACAAAGATGTCGAAACCCCACTAAGGCCCTGAGGATGGTGTGGTCTGCCCAGGAGCTGGGTGGTTTCCTGTGTGGGGCAAAATGAACCAGCTTCACCAGGCAGTGATGAGatggcacttttttttcccccaaaccgCAGTCTCAAGACTGGGAGAAGGAGGAAAGGGCAGAGAAAATGAACGCTAAGTGCCACTAGACAGCTCATAAAAATAtgccttgttcttttcttttttaaaaaatttatgttcAAAATCCAAAAGTACAACGGtcaacagttactttaaaacaaagatgagaatgtaagggggcaggaaactagattaatggaaacagaaccacaagaacggaaataatgagaatgttcacagaaCCACCAGCACGGAAATGATGAGAATCTTCATGCATCGTGAAGAAGGTAACCAACGTTGCTGAAcaacgtgtagaaattgttgaatgggaacctaaactgctgtgtaaatctgtactaaaacacaattaaaaaaaattttttttaatccaagagGTACAAAAGTGTTTGCCATTAAAAACCTCCTTCCCCATCTCTCTCCATCCCTAGCCACCCAGTTGCTCTCCCTGGAGAAAATGGAAATGATCAGTTTCTCATGTCTTCTTCCAATGGTACTTTATGCAAACATAAGGAGAtatgaatttttttccatttgttttacaCAAATGATAGCATGATATTGTTCTGCCTCTTGCTTATTTTCACTTAACATAGCAAGTTGTACTAAATCATAATATATAATTTCTATAACATGGAAGTTGTATTAAACAGAGTATAAAGAACTTCCTCATTTCTCATGGCTTTTGAAACATTCCGTTGTATGGTCCTATCAACTGTTCAACCTGGCGGTTCTGAACTTGGAGTTCATGGCCCCCAAAGAGGACAAGGATTTAATTGAAGATATTTGTGATTTTACATTTAATATTACATTTAAATAAGTgaaattacatttttcttttcactAACCTCCAAATGAAATTTATAATTCAACTGTGAATGCAGACAACCCACCACAGTAATACTAGCAGCACCTGTGACCGTCggtatgcgttggaatcaactccacagccacaggttttttttttttttttggtgactgtCACCAATAGAAATCACAGATACTTTCATATCAAGGTATGTGAGTGGCACAcatagtttgcactcaactactaacagaaaggttggtggttcaaacccacctagaatttctgcagaagaaaggcctggtgatctgctcccgaaaacattacagccaaacaaaccctgtggagctcagttctgctgtgTAACACACAGGATCACCATCGATGGTAACAGTGATTTCATATCACATCACAGTATAGCACATATCTACTACCTTGAAAATAACAGTAGTTATAGACTTATGGCTGGATCCTATTATTTAATCTATGAATAAAGAAGCAGCTGTATTAAtcatatatttgttttttaaatatctgaCAACTGCATttcatgtaaggagccctggtggcatagtggttaaagagctcggcagctaacctaaaggtcggaggtttgaacccaccagccactcggcgggagaaagatgtggccgtctgcttcagtaaagattacacccttggaaaccttatgggcagctctactctgtcctgtgttgttgttgttgttaagtgccatcgagtcacttctgactcataaaaaaaaaaatgagttttgttctgactcatagctaccctatattacagcgtagaactgcccatagggtttccaaggagcagcttgtggatttgaactgctgaccttttggttagcagccgagctgttaaccactatgtcaccagggctccgtgctgtcctacagggtcgctctaagtcagaatcaacttgatggcaataggttttggtaTTTCATCTTAATTGGATTCCTTATAAtcctatgcattttattttatacatttaaaaacattGTTCTCAGAAGAGACCCGCTTTATCAGACTGCCAAAAGGGCCCGTGACTCGAAAATGGTTTTGAAACTCCACTTAACCAGCCtatcaaaaaacatttttttcccagtcatTTGCTCTTACCACATGCAACAGTGAATAACCCTGACATGTGCTGTGTGGTGCCTGAGGAAGAGAGGACCTAGAGGAAACAGAATCATTGGGTCAAAGGGAAGGTGCAATGGAAATTTTGATACATGTGGCCAAATTTTACTCCAAAGAGGTTAACAAGCTTGTTCCCTCAGCAGTCAGGGAAAGTACCAGCAGTCCTTACAGTGAAATGTGTTTTCAGACTGTTTGATCTTTGTCACCCTGATAGGTGAAACCCTGTAGCTTAGTATTG
It encodes:
- the RILPL2 gene encoding RILP-like protein 2, encoding MEEPPLREEEEEEDRDEGGPEGALGKSPSQLTAEDVYDISYMMGRELMALGSDPRVTQLQFKIVRILEMLEALVNEGSLEAEELRMERDSLRKEVQALRTGDPPASGEVNLGPDKMVVDLTDPNRPRFTLQELRDVLQERNKLKAQLLVVQEELQCYKSGLIPPREDPGGRREKGALVDRTSNASSSKEEKTIIKKLFFFRSGKQT